A window of the Gemmatirosa kalamazoonensis genome harbors these coding sequences:
- a CDS encoding TonB-dependent receptor plug domain-containing protein, whose amino-acid sequence MRLAPCRSLAALGCLLLPAALAAQEPATITGTVTGESGPLAAVAVSIPELGAGGVTREDGRYSFTVPAARVQRQSVTLTARRVGYRPKSVRLTLVGGPTTQDFVLDVNPLQLGEVVVTGAGTTTAVEKLGNVRNQVKSELITRSNEPNVVQALAAKAPNVQVNASSGDPGASSRVQIRGLRTLIGNIEPLFVIDGVPVTNYTFSTTDLNPVDAGNTGVGGQAEFGTQEGTSAPNRMFDINPDDIENVEILKGAAAAAIYGARARRTA is encoded by the coding sequence ATGAGACTCGCGCCTTGCCGCTCGCTCGCCGCGCTCGGCTGCCTGCTGCTGCCGGCGGCGCTCGCAGCCCAGGAGCCCGCGACCATCACCGGCACGGTGACCGGGGAGAGCGGACCGCTCGCTGCGGTCGCCGTCTCGATCCCGGAGCTCGGCGCCGGCGGCGTGACCCGCGAGGACGGCCGCTACAGCTTCACCGTGCCCGCCGCGCGCGTGCAGCGGCAGTCGGTCACCCTCACCGCCCGCCGCGTCGGCTATCGCCCGAAGAGCGTCCGCCTCACGCTCGTCGGCGGCCCGACGACGCAGGACTTCGTGCTCGACGTGAACCCGCTGCAGCTCGGCGAGGTCGTCGTCACCGGCGCAGGCACGACGACGGCCGTCGAGAAGCTCGGCAACGTCCGCAACCAGGTGAAGTCCGAGCTGATCACGCGCTCGAACGAGCCGAACGTGGTGCAGGCGCTTGCGGCGAAGGCGCCTAACGTCCAGGTGAACGCGTCGTCGGGCGATCCGGGGGCGTCGAGCCGCGTGCAGATCCGCGGGCTGCGCACGCTGATCGGCAACATCGAGCCGCTGTTCGTGATCGACGGCGTGCCGGTGACGAACTACACGTTCTCGACGACCGACCTGAACCCGGTGGACGCGGGCAACACGGGTGTCGGCGGGCAGGCGGAGTTCGGCACGCAGGAAGGGACGTCGGCGCCGAACCGCATGTTCGACATCAACCCCGACGACATCGAGAACGTGGAGATCCTGAAGGGGGCCGCGGCGGCGGCGATCTACGGCGCGCGCGCGCGGCGAACGGCGTGA